The window AAGAATAGAGCAGCCACAGTTAAAGTAAGGAGCACACCaaacaaagtgaaaaatacaagtATTATGCCCATAACCTCAGTGAAGAAGAGGAACTCGACATTTTTCAGTATACATGCATCTCTGTTTTGATTGGACCAATACTCTTCAGGACACTTTTTGCAGTCATTAGAATCTGTAATAGAAATATTGTCACTTTTATTGTTATTCATTCAGTTACATCCTTAAGACGCTAATAAGAGACCGAACTATAGCAAACTTGAACATGACACACAGAGTGTGGCAAGCAAACAAAGTCAGGTCTGTTGCACATATACCTGTACTGTTGCTGATTTCTCCCTCTGCACATGGTAAACAGTCATAGCAGCAGACTGGCTTTCCTTTCTGATGGACTTTATAAGTTCCTGGAGGACATCTGtcactgcacactgacacaggaacctttaaatcaaaagaaaaaagacagatattaagttttatttatttatctatttcaaACCATTCATAatgaaataatgtaaaaaaacaacatgtttaaCTTTTGCATCATATAAATGTCAATATAATTATCAATTATGATATTTGCCTCTGTCTTCCCTCCAGGCCACATTATGGCTTCAGTCTTGAGTACAAACTTCTGTCCAGGAGGTAGGGAGGCATCATAATAGCCGACGGGTTTAAACTGGATTGAGTTATCTGATCCACGCTGCCAGTTCACCACCTCATACCGAGCCACAGCTGCTCCGGTGCTGTCAAACCACACCTGGTCCCCGTTCTTAATGGTAAAATTTACCTGCTTCAAAGACTCCACTACCTAAGAAGCAGTAAGACGACATGTTAATTTATAAATGAACACAGCTaagaaacaaccaaacaaacaaacaaacaaacaaacaaacaacttagTAATCAGTTTGGTGACACTATCTATGAAGGCCATGCCTTTAATTCATTATCCGCACAATTATAAGACATCATAATATATTTATAAGGGTCACTTTCATATGGAGGTATCAAACCCTATAAATGCTGAACTTATAATACATTATGTCCACCACTTGTAGTACTTAATAATCCTTGTTATAAGTTGCCATGCATGATTATAAACATTTATAGAGTTTTATAAGGGcgtatttaattttaattttatatagtTTATTAATCCAAAATTCAATCTTTTCACTCCGCTGTCACATatacacaggcctgaaatacacacacatgcagaacctatacatgcattaaatggaaagATGTCAGAGTAAGTgtgctgcccatgacaggcgccccgagcggttgggggttcGGTGACtcgctcaagggcacctcagcagtgcccaggaggtgaactggcacctctccagctaccagtcaaCGCTCCATATTTGCACTTAAATTGGCGACCGtccggttcccaagccaagcccctatggactgagctactgctatatattatatactgtatatatgtattataGATATGACTGTAATAGAGAGCGTTCCCATCAGTTCTTTTTTACCTTCTGGGGAGTAACCTTTACAGTCTTATCACAACCCTTGGAGCATTTTAAGATGCTGTGCAGAGAATGGGCCACAGCATAGATGGCTTTGTAGATGTTACTGGAGTATCTCAGCTCTGCCACATCATCGTAATAATCTTTAAAGTCAATTAGATCCTGGTTTTCTTTGCATTGTGCTGTTTCTGTTATAGTGTCCTTGTTTGCCTCTGTGCACTTAAATTCTGTCTCCCAGAAATCTTTGATTAAAAAGTCATCCATGCCACTGATATCTGCCTTCTGCACAGCAAAACCCAGTGAACCTCCCAGCACAGTAAAGCTGGTGGGAGTCACAAGGCTGTCAGCAGTGATCCAGGCCTCCACACCAATAAACTGCAGGCCTGTGATGTTGTGCAGACTCAACTGCTCTAGAAGGTTGTTCATCTCTACATGGGCCAGAAAACCAACAATGACCTGGGCAGTGCTCTTTTGGATCACTTCAACGACTTTCATGAGTttttctgggtctgccctgtgAAACTTCTCTGTATactccacacacactccttcCTCCTGGGCTGCAGCTAGAAAGATGGCCATGCCGTTGTTGCCATAGTCACTGTCGCTGTTGACTGCCCCGACCCAGGTCCAGCCAAAGTGCTTGACCAGCTGGGCAAGGGCTCGGCTTTGGTAGAGGTCGCTGGCAATGGTTCGAAAGAAAGAGGGATACTCTTTCCTGTTGCTCAGACACTCACAAGTAGCTGAATGACTTATCTGAGAATACACAAATAATACAGACAAATAATAAGGACAGTTTGGATGtaacatacacatatacaaacatTGATATTGCTCTTACCACTGGTATTTTGAATGGTCCTGTAGTGCGTGTCAGCACAATGGTTGATGAGGATTCTGACTCCCCAATAATAGCATGAACAGCTGATTGACCAGAGCAGCTCTTTCCCACAGTCCACTCATCACCATTCATTAAGGCCATTACTGCACGTATTGAGGACAATGTTGAGCCACAGTTGTCATAAATACGGTATCCAATCGAAACATTGGGAAGAGGAAATTcgcttttgtttatttcttgaaTTGTAAAGATCATGGTCTGGGCAAATCGAAACTCCCTGAGATTGACACTGAGACAAAAAGAGCAAAATACAAACTTGTATTCACTTTGACAGACCTCATCCAGAAGTGTTATTATTCAAAGCTCAAATTACCTGGAACATGTGAGACGTGTTGGTTTCTCTGTAGAGGAAAGTGGAGGTTGCGTGATTTTGCTGTGGATGGAAAAGGCTCCACCGATCATGACATCTCCCTCTTTAGACAGCAGAGGGAACTCTGGATCCCCCAGAATCTGACAGAAAGGAGCTTCTTCCTCCGCTGCTCCAAATGCTAAAAGGAGCCCAATGAAAACCAGCTCTGTTATTTCTTGTAGCATTTTCTACACTCAAGTGCTCTTAGGGCAGAGCTACCCAGCCACATCGGGTTTGCAGTGGACGTAAACGTGACATTTTATAATCATAGTTGATGGCAGGGCTCAGTGGCCTCTTACTAACCAATCAGCGATAAGTCAGATAAGACAGTcttgattggttcttgccattaAATTATTGTATTACATTATTGTTCCATGACAActgtagttactttgcagattaagtTATGTGCACACGAAACATATTATAAGTTATCAAATATTATGTATAATAATAGAAAATTTGTCAAACTGTGTAGAGAATAGGAACAATAACAGCTCTACTATAACcagatttatattttataaatgaTATTAAATTGTATTCAATATAACATTCTAAAAGGGGCCATTTTTTGCATAACCAGTACTCCTGAGTAGATTATGCAATACTATGCAATACTACTACCAAAAATCCACTACAATGTTTAGCTTAGGCCCTAGAATACAGTAGAACAGAGGCACAGCAATGATGTcatttaatagaaaaaaatacagtacagagaAAAGACAGTACTTAACAAAGTCAAACTATTGCTTTAAGAACAGACTTTCTGTTCAGCCTGTCCCATCTTTCAGAAAGTTAAAGTGAGTGAGTACTTTGTTAACATCTTATTTGGAAAGTCTGGCTAAGACCATGAGGTTTTGAACACAAGCAGGAACTCTATTGTGATAAATTTGTACTGCTAAATGGATTCTTAATACATTTGATCTGACAGACACAACATCAAAGAAACACAGCCAGTATTATACAAAGATTTAACTGAATGCACTGCACAAATGCATCTGGAATCCAAACAGCTGATATTTTTTATCTTCTGCTGAAATATCCTGAATCAGGACCTTAGTCCTTAATTTGACCTTGCAAGGTCAAATTACAAGATTGCTTTAAAagctttaaagttgtttttttccatatcTGGGGAACACAGTCATTTGAACTGTTGTTCTATTACCTTCCCAAGACAGTATTTTACCTGAACAAAAGTTTGGCTCTTGCTACTGATTGTGTAATAAGAGGTAAAATCAACCAGCTTTTCAGCATCCACTAACTCAGTGGACTGTGCAAGGTGTGGGACCTCAACCTGATAAGCCATGACGTTCCTATCAAAGCAAATAGTTTGAAATGGTTCATACTCCAAACAATAAAGCTTATAatcaacaaaaaatgtttttgaccaGTCCAAATCCTGGCATATTACCATTCCCTACTTTAGCAAGGATCATGGACTTCTGAGTTATGTATTTATTACCATTTATCACATGCCATTTGACTGATACAGCATCAGTCTCTCAATTTTCCACATAATATGCAGGGTCAACATTTTGGCAGCTTTCATATATTTGGTTCTGATTATTCAAAGACCCATACACATATGTCTGATCACTGAACCTAATGAGTTCATCTGTGATGACAAATGTATCACATCATGCTGCTTAGATGTACCATTGAGGTCTGCAAAAAGTTCCCTCCGATGCTTCAGATGATTTCAATTAGTAACTTTAACCTAGACTCAGTTGCAATGGTAAGAACAGGTGCAAGCACTATTTACAAATTTAATTTCTGAAAATGCTTGCCTACTTCAGTTAAAGGTTGTCAGACTTCAAGTAAATCTTAGTTTTTATACTTTGTGAGACAAATCATACAGGTGAGTACAGAGAgtacagacaaaaagaaaaaaaagaaaaagctgtttTGCGCAATCTGTTCTTTACGTCATGGGTTTATCAACATGGGTTTAAAGGTTGCACTCCATGGCATTTGTTACCCACAGCACCTCAGTCAATGTATTTTTAAGGCAGTAAATGAACATATGATGTTTAATATGATTGCAAATATTAACACAAACAGTGATCAGGCGTCTTAAACATCTTACAAATATGggcatatttttctttttttgtaattctCTTCCCTTTTTGAGTGATTTTAgtacatatacattttattttctattactTTACCCTACATGTTACATAATTTGTAGGGATTTTTGCATTTGGATAGAGTAATTAAAGTTACACTTTTGATGGCTgatcaaaataaacaaatcaacacaccTGTTTTGGCAAGGCATTGAACCGTGTGATATTTAATttcatgttattgttatttcaCAGCCAAAGGGATGTTTAATAGTAAGCTGTTGTGCCCCTCAGGCCctctttaattaaaaacaaaattgttgtttgtatgtttgtagaGATACCTGTTAGTTTATGAAACACTTTGCACCTCTCCAGAGGCCATGTCTACTGGGGGCTGATTTAGTAGGAGCACATGTGGTGAAAGGCAGATGCCTCCGGCCTGACCATGACTTACACCTCAGGCTCTTCCCACTCACAAGTGTTCTAACAAACTAATAAACTCCCTCTAGAGTTCACAGTGTCTCCAGCGTACCTCCACACATGTCCTGTCAGGTTAAACAGGAAACTTTCTGTCAGGACTGTTGCATCATGATCCCCTTAAGATCTCTGCTGGAGAACTTGAGGTCTTTGTTAAAATTGTACCCTGGAGCCTGGCATCTGATATGTTTATTGACCATGACCTTGCCTTATAACTCAACAAACTTTAATAATGAATAACATAAAGAAAGATATAGAATTTAAGAtcctttgcttttgtttttaaaaaatggacagGGAAATCAAAATTTACAAAATTCCACTTAAATTcatacagaaaatatatttcattacattttgaaatacaACAAGTGTGCAAACAAGGATGTGGCTAATGGCTAATGAATAACTGTAGTAAAACAACACAATTTATGATAAGGGTTGGCACAATGGTTGAACGGttaactcaaaactcaaaactaGAACACAAAGGAAGAAATGACCAAACCCTGTAGCCTTTGCCTGTTCTCCCTGTGTTCAGCATATTAGCACATTGTCTATCTATCTACCACACATGGCCAAAATGATGTGGTTCCCCAAACATAACACCCTTGTAGACTGctgaacatctttttttttaaaaaaaaaaaaaatgcaatacgCTCTTCTTTGAAGACTCTGATGTTGGGTGATATGGCCTGGAATACAGTTTGTCTTCCAGTTCTATTCCAAGTTGTTTGATGGGGTTGGGGTCAGGACATTGTGTAGGCCAGGTCAAATTTTTCCACAATGTCCCATTTTCATGAACCTGGCTACATGAAGGACAACACTGTCATTTTGAAAGAGGGAAGAACCTTCACCAAACTGTTGTCACAAAGATGGAAATTAATTATTGTCTAAAGCACTGATTCCCAACCAGGAACTGAAAAAGCTCAGGTGGATGGCCTGTGTTTGACGGCTGGACATGGGTGGACCAGGTGAACTCAGGAAGATGGTTTGAGGACTAGGCAGAGGGTCCGGGATGCTCTGGAAGATGCCCTGAATGCGACCTGATGATCTAGCTGCGTGTCACTGAATATAGCTGACTGATTATCTGGTTGAGAATGGTACAAAACAGCCAGCTGATGATCTTAAACATCTGTATGGGCATTGGCGGAGATGATGTCAGAGGTTTCTGGCTAGTGGTCTGTGGTGCTGGGCAGTGAAGGTTCTGTGGCATTCGACTGCGGAGAC is drawn from Epinephelus fuscoguttatus linkage group LG5, E.fuscoguttatus.final_Chr_v1 and contains these coding sequences:
- the LOC125889461 gene encoding extracellular calcium-sensing receptor-like, producing the protein MIGGAFSIHSKITQPPLSSTEKPTRLTCSSVNLREFRFAQTMIFTIQEINKSEFPLPNVSIGYRIYDNCGSTLSSIRAVMALMNGDEWTVGKSCSGQSAVHAIIGESESSSTIVLTRTTGPFKIPVISHSATCECLSNRKEYPSFFRTIASDLYQSRALAQLVKHFGWTWVGAVNSDSDYGNNGMAIFLAAAQEEGVCVEYTEKFHRADPEKLMKVVEVIQKSTAQVIVGFLAHVEMNNLLEQLSLHNITGLQFIGVEAWITADSLVTPTSFTVLGGSLGFAVQKADISGMDDFLIKDFWETEFKCTEANKDTITETAQCKENQDLIDFKDYYDDVAELRYSSNIYKAIYAVAHSLHSILKCSKGCDKTVKVTPQKVVESLKQVNFTIKNGDQVWFDSTGAAVARYEVVNWQRGSDNSIQFKPVGYYDASLPPGQKFVLKTEAIMWPGGKTEVPVSVCSDRCPPGTYKVHQKGKPVCCYDCLPCAEGEISNSTDSNDCKKCPEEYWSNQNRDACILKNVEFLFFTEVMGIILVFFTLFGVLLTLTVAALFLINKDTPLVKANNSELSFLLLFSLTLCFLCSLTFIGRPSEWSCMLRHTAFGITFVLCISCVLGKTIVVLMAFRATLPGSNVMKWFGPAQQRLSVLGFTSIQILICILWLTINPPFPFKNMNHYKEKIILECALGSPVGFWAVLGYIGLLAVLCFVLAFLARKLPDNFNEAKFITFSMLIFCAVWITFIPAYASSPGKFTVAVEIFAILVSSYGLLLCIFAPKCFIIVLKPELNTKKYLMGKTGSD